Proteins from one Triticum aestivum cultivar Chinese Spring chromosome 7A, IWGSC CS RefSeq v2.1, whole genome shotgun sequence genomic window:
- the LOC123150243 gene encoding protein-lysine methyltransferase METTL21D → MAGGGGDGDGEHIRPQEREDGWSVATRAGPGLHACQPSHPIPARPSSNTGHKPTQSVVLRRKKPRQISPHLPPFLGRRRPPTMDPVEEAPEVVMGAYGGPARRVESGASETMLLWGLGQPASHRPNAFARQGLPAFPIDACGRRISLHQQPSSFRGASGVTGAVVWDSAVVLAKFLEHAADGGLLPVRGARAVDLGAGCGLVSVVAALLGARVVATDLPDRVRLLRKNLEENVRGSARVAELVWGDEYELDPELLLWLDPEAEPPELVLGSDVVYIEEAVGDLLATLTRLAGPRTTVLLAGELRNDVVVECFLEAAMAEFEIGCIEQEQWHPDFRTNRVAIFILLKKKTPPPLPVESP, encoded by the exons ATGGCAGGTggaggtggagatggagatggggaGCACATCCGTCCACAAGAAAGAGAGGATGGATGGAGCGTCGCtacccgggccgggccgggcctccATGCCTGCCAGCCCAGCCACCCCATCCCGGCCCGGCCCAGCAGCAACACAGGCCACAAGCCCACACAAAGTGTAGTTCTCCGACGAAAAAAACCTCGCCAGATTTCTCCCCACCTTCCTCCCttcctcggccgccgccgcccgccgacgaTGGATCCGGTGGAGGAGGCACCGGAGGTGGTGATGGGCGCGTACGGGGGCCCGGCGCGCCGCGTCGAGAGCGGGGCGTCAGAGACGATGCTGCTCTGGGGCCTGGGCCAGCCGGCGTCGCACCGGCCCAACGCCTTCGCGCGGCAGGGCTTGCCGGCCTTCCCCATCGACGCGTGCGGCCGCCGCATCTCCCTCCACCAGCAGCCGTCCTCCTTCCGGGGGGCTTCCGGGGTCACGGGCGCCGTCGTCTGGGACAGCGCCGTCGTGCTCGCCAAGTTCCTCGAGCACGCGGCCGACGGCGGCCTGCTGCCGGTGCGCGGGGCGCGCGCCGTGGACCTCGGCGCCGGGTGCGGGCTCGTGTCCGTCGTCGCGGCGCTGCTCGGAGCTCGCGTGGTGGCCACCGACCTGCCCGACCGCGTCCGGCTGCTCCGCAAGAACCTCGAGGAGAACGTCAGGGGTTCGGCGAGGGTGGCGGAGCTGGTGTGGGGCGACGAGTACGAGCTGGACCCGGAGCTGCTGCTCTGGCTGGACCCGGAGGCAGAGCCGCCGGAGCTGGTGCTGGGGTCCGACGTGGTGTACATCGAGGAGGCCGTCGGCGACCTGCTGGCCACGCTCACCCGGCTCGCCGGGCCACGCACCACCGTGCTGCTCGCCGGAGAGCTCCGCAACG ACGTGGTGGTGGAGTGCTTCCTGGAGGCGGCCATGGCGGAGTTTGAGATCGGGTGCATCGAGCAGGAGCAGTGGCACCCCGACTTCCGCACCAACCgcgtcgccatcttcatcctcctCAAGAAGAAGACACCGCCGCCGCTCCCCGTCGAATCGCCATAG